The window TAAAAGCTATTCTATTGACAGATGAGGCTTCATGCTTCATAATCTTATTTTTCTCTGTTACGGCGTGGAATTAATTTCTGAGTAGGGCGGACCATTATGTTCTGCCGCGCATTGTTGTCATGTGAGTACTGAAGCTAATGTGACTCAGTATCTTTGATGATTTCAATTTGCTGTATTATGTTAATAAATATGACTTGCCCTTTTTTGTTTCAAATTTTATTGCTATCTCTTAATTGCGTGGAACTCGTACTGTATTACACGATCCAACTACTTGTGCTCTGCTTTTGTTTATTCTTGGTAAAACTTATTGTTGTTTCCGTAGTGTGAACCTCTACATGATCCAACCACTGCTAATTCCCAGATAAACAGCGAAAAAGGCTTTGAGCAGATTTTGACGGTGAATTTGTTTTTGAAGTAGTTTTGCGGACCGGTATAAAGAACTTCAACTGGTCAATTCTAAGATATTGGCTCCTAGATTGTACCTGTGACTCCAGTTTTTATTTGTCAAGGAAATTCGTCTTGGAAAGAGACTGCATAATGTGGACTGCATTCAAATAGTATAATCTAGTCAATTAGTGCCCACTTCTTCAAGACCGTCTCTGATGTCAAGTATAACGCTTTTTCTGTGCATGACTACATCTTTTATATGAAACTATAGTATGATCTTTTTACTTGGACAATAAACTATTTGTGTCATATGCACATGAGGTTCCTTCAGATGCATCTTTTCCCCCCTCACTGTTAACTTTGTCGAGCATCATGTGAGATGGTTAGGCGCACCAATTCTGATGCTTTTGCATGTTTTGGCAGCTGGGAAAATTTCACGGCGTGTTTCCCTTATCCGTTACCCAGAGCCAAGTGAGCTTAAACAGAATAGCATAAACTTGAAGCAGATGGCTCAGCGGTCATCTGCTACTACATTGACCAATTCATCTCGGCGCTTTGCAACTCCTACTCAAAGTAACAGGACTCGGAGTATGCGAACAGCGAGTGCCTATACTCCTTCCAATAGCAGAAATAGAAGCTCTCTGTCTGAAGCAGGGGAACCATCAAAATCTACCAAGAGAAAACACCGCGATGGCCCTGCGAAATCCAATGACCAATCTGCTCAAGATTCAGGAAGGGATCATAGTGCATTGACTTCAGGGTCCTTGGATCAATCtcatgaaaaaaaatcaaagaagaaaaggaaaattgatGGTTGAAGTGTTGGCTTATGTTTTTTCTGCGACATTGATTTCTCTGGCATTTGTTGTAAAACAAATATGTGGTTCTTGCCCACAGATGGTGTCTATGTAATGATTTAGGTTTTACATTTAGGGCTGCTCATTTTATGAGGTGAATCCCCACTGAATTTTGCATTGACAAGAAAGCTTTTTGTTTACCAAACACAGGAAACTAGAAATACTGTGCAAGTTCATATAAAGGAGCAAATACTACATCGAACGTCGAACAGAGCATAATTTTCGTTTTTAGGCTTTTTGTGTCTTTAGTTCATGTTTCGCCCCCAAAATGTAGTGGTCTCTGATCTGGTTAGGAACCATTTCGAATTTGCTTTAATACATCAGTAGTTTTTAACTGTAAATTTAATGCAAGTCGTTTTAACTGTAGACATTTTGCCAAGAACTGAGTCTATCATCGATTAGGTTGGGGTGGTTTGTTCTTGTGCATTCTTTGGATTAAGGCAAATTTGAAACTGTCCTTTATGGAATTCCTAGCTTTCTTTCTTACTTCTAGTGTCTTATTCTTACCGTGTGaatatcttttcttttttacatGAGATCTAAGTGGTGATTATTCTTTCACTCTTTTTCTTTAACAGCTAGCAAATAAAGGGCAGGAAAGCTTCATAACAAGGAGAGAAAATGAGAAATTCTCACAGTAGTACCCTACATGTGCAACACATTTGCCATGCCATATTCAATTGATGGTTTTAATCAATTTACAAAATTTTCAAGAATTAACATCTGAATCAAAATCATTaatgattttttcttttctgtcaATTAACTAAATATCGAGAAGTCAAAATTACCACAACTTCACAACTTGCTGTCGGTTAATTCATTCATCAGCAACAAAAATTACAACAAAAACAGAGTTAccattttcaagaaaataacaacaaaaacaacaatgaCACCTTATAATCTATTAGAAAGGAAGTGACCAATAATATAAAAAACACTTGCACAAAAGAAGTACAGAAAAGAAGTTGAAATCAACGTTCGGTTTTATTATAGAAAGTTTTGGAAGGAAATTAAAAGGTGAAATAGTCAGTAACACGAGTCACGTGACTCGCACGCGTATGATTTATTATACAAAATACACACAGGTGACAGGAGGCATGCAATAAAACACAAAAAGAAGGTTTCAAATGAGCCGAAAAGACCTCCAAGAAAATTACAACTCTCAGCCTTATCTTATTCACATTTCACACACCATTGTCTAATGTTCACGTGTAAGCTTCTCCTCTAACCACTATACCTACCAAATTACCCCAAATAACGAATCATGAGctcatataccaacaacaacaaacacaaaACACCAATCTTGAAatacaccaaaaaccaaaccctAACCTAACCCCGTATATCACCATCTTTTCCAAAGCCCCAAGACTCGGACTTTTTCGAATTTTCTTGATAccccttttctattttttgtgttCTTGTgtatgtttttatataaagaaaGGTAGGGACTAAAGAAAAGAATTATTGTTGTGACTTGTGACCATGGATTCAAAGATTTATGGTGTTCCACTTTCCACACTACAAGGGACCACACCTCCTGCAAAGGTCCCTCTTTTTACAGGTATTAGAGCTCCTCTTACTGTTGATGATTCTGACTTTGAATACTCTAATGGACAAAAGAATACTAGTTCCACAAGCAGTTATTATGGTAGTGACACTGGTTTTGAGTCTGAAGGTTTTGTTAGTGGTGAGGATGATTTTGAGACTGCTTCTGAGAGGCTTTTTGCGTCTGACCCTGATGAGCAAAATCTTGAAAAAACTCATTTTGTTAACCAATTTGTTGTTTCTAGACCATTTGTGAAAACCCCAGATGAAGAAACTGGCAGCAGTGTGGGTGAAAATGATGACTCTAGGTCTTCTTTAACTGACCTTTATGCAGATTCCATTGAGGGACTAGATAGTAATGACGAATATATTGATAGACCTTTTGTAAAAGATAGGGAAATTGTTGATGGACTTGATAGTATTGATGAATATAGTGATAGGCCTTTTGTTGTGGATGGGGAGAATGAGGTAGCTATAGGAACATCGTTG of the Nicotiana tabacum cultivar K326 chromosome 7, ASM71507v2, whole genome shotgun sequence genome contains:
- the LOC107775870 gene encoding mediator-associated protein 2 isoform X1 gives rise to the protein MDPLKELSYKPAPEFEEVKKDSLINLNSADSTELWLIQWPLNQHPDFDGREVSLKLHQDGHMGSFEDSSGKSYEVVSCRALDPDVTVFLSSESETTIAGKISRRVSLIRYPEPSELKQNSINLKQMAQRSSATTLTNSSRRFATPTQSNRTRSMRTASAYTPSNSRNRSSLSEAGEPSKSTKRKHRDGPAKSNDQSAQDSGRDHSALTSGSLDQSHEKKSKKKRKIDG
- the LOC107775870 gene encoding uncharacterized protein LOC107775870 isoform X3: MGIWAALRIHLESKSYEVVSCRALDPDVTVFLSSESETTIAGKISRRVSLIRYPEPSELKQNSINLKQMAQRSSATTLTNSSRRFATPTQSNRTRSMRTASAYTPSNSRNRSSLSEAGEPSKSTKRKHRDGPAKSNDQSAQDSGRDHSALTSGSLDQSHEKKSKKKRKIDG
- the LOC107775870 gene encoding uncharacterized protein LOC107775870 isoform X2, with the translated sequence MGIWAALRIHLESIVLRITFTSNCGKSYEVVSCRALDPDVTVFLSSESETTIAGKISRRVSLIRYPEPSELKQNSINLKQMAQRSSATTLTNSSRRFATPTQSNRTRSMRTASAYTPSNSRNRSSLSEAGEPSKSTKRKHRDGPAKSNDQSAQDSGRDHSALTSGSLDQSHEKKSKKKRKIDG